In the genome of Sardina pilchardus chromosome 14, fSarPil1.1, whole genome shotgun sequence, one region contains:
- the ppp1r26 gene encoding protein phosphatase 1 regulatory subunit 26 — protein sequence MFLKSVPPAVAIHSDWRSVGSISSVGGGAPQSLGLPLCFNDSDSSLSSSGTPIHQKVQMIIETLRTTQSSVDVSDGGQMEGTGSAAHSSRESLRQPGHKMKTGPSCSRGGATLDCRPPSPLPCTNPDSQDSDTDSDSSVDRGIEEAIQEYLKERVDHKRKAEPSPVRTSPAAKLPRRETVVTADNPHPQSCSDGNKVLTASNHILKNSKGGVTPVANLKKKLKKKRPSKENPVKKPAVTMLSFFKKLPSLDQRGASSTLPHTDKAQPSLVVKEEEPLDASSSSDDGIEEEIQRYQQQKNREQLELSKPQTQKVEDSDSSSDDGIEEAIRRFQQEKEKKQKVRAPQKKKKSMVKQSQLKHATPGAKVGLFNTDRTDMLGKKASKPTTPGPIKRKKKEKLKTEAKLSLPGFFPDRPASLGSPSSDKLNARGPVISPSRLEPNPVPMLKVNTTAELMCAEAILDISKAVMPITFDPSPHPLDSTLLVHSTGPPLSSKDPSDAESSVDSEDGIELEIRKFLEQKAQMQKETPAVPATTQEPPKTTFRPKPPTESEKGDQSGDKSSSLDSDEDLDAAIKDLLKTKKRVKRKTKKAPTKPAVTSTTTQPSKKHKPPTDPSVKTAKSGLSKAVKKKSGQVKNKNSPKAVRSPQDIKQEKKGKTPSPQAKPPGLDTAEGGSAGTGIPDCPTSKEQEEDSSSVDSDDSIEQEIRKFLAERANGGGGNTSKNTTTTTPTSSSTPIAAVKTEDEEPEGKHQDQNHNKAISPPRAFQLEDQQAEIPPDLGMPCPDAQQGVWQKPENSRDSRATVETPARDRLSHSLPTSCKGERKRGFEERRMPNVGSPPGDKPHLHSDCDVPNSRTHTLTHTPSRTHGVIRHLSNRTQTSSSPNEIPPTQTTPCPARTINPSAASLPGLNQSSRPSISDSCGRNTVCSTSLAPVTFYRSSMETPISRDSLGPRVCVPDSHLQAGGRRGRWDQPPALQTQQTGGSTLPKNQGALQGQSAQQASCSQARGRQEREGKKERGEREEQTEVREVKREEELVDETDLDSEEEEERRRHGERQREGRQQRFPSVSLERAIDPGIVISPYIVLSTEERSRKACKVPKKCKFVKRKLQFVVCTTRRETTEK from the coding sequence ATGTTCCTGAAGAGCGTGCCTCCAGCGGTGGCAATTCACTCGGACTGGAGAAGCGTTGGCAGTATTAGCAGTGTCGGAGGTGGTGCGCCCCAAAGCCTGGGCCTGCCACTGTGCTTCAATGACTCAGACAGCAGCCTGTCAAGTAGCGGCACGCCCATACACCAGAAGGTCCAGATGATCATCGAGACCCTACGGACCACACAGTCGTCCGTCGACGTGAGCGACGGGGGCCAGATGGAAGGGACGGGGTCTGCTGCACACTCGAGCCGGGAGTCGTTACGGCAACCAGGACACAAGATGAAGACGGGCCCCAGTTGTTCTAGAGGTGGGGCAACATTGGACTGCAGACCACCTTCGCCGCTTCCGTGCACAAACCCCGACAGTCAAGACTCCGACACTGACAGTGACAGTTCAGTGGATCGTGGGATTGAGGAGGCCATCCAGGAGTACCTGAAGGAGAGGGTGGACCATAAGCGCAAGGCAGAACCTTCTCCGGTCAGAACCAGCCCAGCGGCCAAGCTCCCACGTCGAGAAACTGTGGTCACAGCAGATAACCCCCATCCACAATCATGCTCTGACGGCAACAAGGTGCTCACAGCCAGCAATCATATCCTGAAGAATTCTAAAGGAGGCGTTACCCCAGTGGCAAACCTGAAGAAGAAGCTCAAGAAGAAGAGACCAAGTAAGGAGAATCCTGTAAAGAAACCAGCTGTGACCATGCTGTCATTTTTTAAGAAACTGCCATCACTTGACCAAAGAGGGGCGTCCTCTACCCTCCCCCACACAGACAAAGCGCAGCCCTCCCTGGTTGTTAAAGAAGAGGAGCCCTTAGACGCCAGTAGCAGTAGTGATGATGGCATCGAGGAGGAGATCCAGCGCTACCAGCAGCAGAAGAACCGGGAGCAGCTTGAGCTGTCCAAGCCGCAGACTCAGAAGGTTGAGGATTCCGACTCAAGCAGCGACGATGGCATAGAGGAAGCCATCCGCCGCTTccagcaggagaaggagaagaagcagAAGGTGAGAGCTccccagaaaaagaaaaagagtatGGTTAAGCAGTCGCAGCTCAAACATGCAACCCCGGGGGCCAAGGTAGGTCTCttcaacacagacagaacagatATGTTGGGCAAAAAGGCATCAAAACCTACAACCCCTGGACCTataaagaggaaaaagaaggagaaacttAAAACAGAGGCGAAGTTGTCATTGCCTGGCTTCTTTCCTGACAGACCTGCATCCCTAGGCAGTCCCTCCTCAGATAAGCTCAACGCCAGAGGCCCTGTCATTTCCCCCAGCAGACTGGAGCCTAACCCAGTGCCTATGCTAAAAGTTAACACAACAGCTGAGCTCATGTGTGCTGAAGCCATCTTGGACATTTCCAAGGCTGTGATGCCTATAACCTTTGACCCCAGCCCACACCCCCTGGATTCCACACTCCTTGTGCACTCCACGGGCCCCCCGCTGTCTTCTAAGGACCCGAGTGATGCAGAGAGCTCCGTTGATAGTGAGGACGGGATAGAGCTGGAAATCAGGAAGTTTCTGGAGCAGAAAGCCCAAATGCAGAAGGAGACACCAGCTGTGCCAGCAACAACCCAAGAACCGCCCAAAACAACATTTAGGCCCAAGCCTCCAACTGAATCGGAGAAAGGAGATCAAAGCGGGGACAAAAGCAGTTCATTAGACAGTGATGAGGACCTTGATGCCGCCATCAAAGACCTGCTGAAAACTAAGAAAAGGGTAAAAAGAAAGACGAAGAAAGCCCCTACAAAGCCAGCGGTCACCTCCACCACAACACAGCCCTCCAAAAAACACAAACCCCCCACTGATCCCAGTGTCAAGACCGCCAAGTCAGGTCTGTCTAAGGCAGTGAAAAAGAAAAGCGGTCAAGTCAAAAATAAGAATTCCCCTAAGGCTGTGAGGAGCCCCCAGGACATAAAGCAggagaaaaaaggcaaaactcCAAGTCCACAGGCCAAACCACCAGGTCTGGACACAGCTGAGGGCGGCAGTGCGGGAACTGGTATCCCAGACTGTCCGACCTccaaggagcaggaggaggacagtAGCTCAGTCGACAGCGACGACAGCATTGAGCAGGAGATCCGCAAGTTCTTAGCAGAGAGGGCTAACGGAGGAGGTGGGAACACCAGCaagaacaccaccaccaccacccccacctcctcctccacccccattgCTGCAGTGAAGACTGAGGATGAGGAGCCAGAGGGAAAACATCAGGACCAGAACCACAACAAGGCCATCTCCCCTCCTAGGGCCTTCCAGTTGGAAGATCAGCAGGCTGAAATTCCTCCAGACTTGGGAATGCCGTGCCCGGATGCACAACAGGGAGTTTGGCAAAAACCGGAGAACAGCAGGGACAGCCGGGCAACTGTGGAAACTCCTGCCCGGGATCGACTCTCCCACAGCCTGCCAACGAGCtgtaagggagagaggaagaggggcttTGAGGAGAGACGCATGCCCAACGTTGGGTCCCCTCCCGGAGACAAACCTCACTTGCACTCTGACTGTGACGTGCCcaacagcagaacacacacactcacacacacacccagcagaaCACACGGTGTCATCAGGCACTTATCCAACAGAACACAAACCTCCAGCAGCCCGAATGAGATTCCTCCCACGCAGACAACCCCTTGTCCAGCACGCACTATTAACCCCAGCGCAGCCAGTCTCCCTGGACTCAATCAGAGCAGCCGTCCGAGCATATCGGACTCGTGTGGTAGGAACACTGTTTGTTCAACGTCTTTGGCCCCGGTCACTTTCTACCGAAGTTCCATGGAGACCCCCATCAGCAGAGACAGTCTAGGACCACGCGTTTGCGTCCCGGACAGTCATTTGCAGGCAGGTGGGAGACGTGGACGATGGGACCAGCCCCCAGCACTCCAAACCCAGCAGACTGGTGGAAGCACCCTACCGAAGAACCAGGGGGCCTTGCAGGGTCAGTCAGCCCAGCAGGCCAGCTGTTCACAGGCCAGaggcagacaggagagagagggaaagaaggagagaggagagagggaagaacagACTGAAGTGAGGGAGGTGAAGCGAGAGGAAGAGCTTGTAGATGAGACAGACCTGGattcagaggaggaggaggagaggaggagacatggagagaggcagagggagggtAGGCAGCAAAGGTTCCCCAGTGT